The following proteins come from a genomic window of Microbacterium sp. SY138:
- a CDS encoding VIT1/CCC1 family protein has protein sequence MTAPAAVEPTPADRRRWARYLVEERAEGAVYQKLAARREGEERDILLSLADAERRHEQHWLDLLGSEPKRLPRAGVRSRLLGWMAGRFGSIFVLALAQSAEARSPYDAEQYATPAMRADEKVHFEVVRGLAARGRRRLSGSFRAAVFGANDGLVSNLALVLGIGATGVSSGFVLFSGIAGLLAGALSMGAGEFVSVRSQRELLAATEANEDAHASAGDLDIDENELALVYRARGMEQEESLARARRIVSAAQAGARRAATGPVDIQGGDAHEIVGSDWTAAISSFLLFASGAIIPVLPWIFGLEGTTAVVVALVLVGIALLSTGAMVGVLSGGPPLRRALRQLAIGFGAAAITYLLGLLFGVSAA, from the coding sequence ATGACAGCCCCCGCCGCAGTCGAACCGACGCCAGCCGACCGCCGGCGCTGGGCGCGCTATCTCGTCGAGGAGCGTGCCGAAGGCGCCGTTTATCAGAAGCTCGCTGCACGACGAGAGGGGGAGGAGCGCGACATCCTGCTGAGTCTCGCTGACGCCGAACGCCGCCATGAGCAGCATTGGCTCGATCTTCTCGGCAGCGAGCCGAAGCGACTTCCCCGCGCCGGAGTGCGTTCGCGACTCCTCGGCTGGATGGCCGGTCGTTTCGGGTCCATCTTCGTCCTGGCTCTCGCCCAGAGCGCGGAGGCGCGTTCCCCCTACGATGCGGAGCAGTACGCCACCCCCGCGATGCGGGCCGACGAGAAGGTTCACTTCGAGGTCGTGCGCGGGCTCGCGGCACGCGGCCGCAGGCGCCTCTCCGGATCCTTCCGTGCAGCCGTCTTCGGAGCGAACGACGGCCTCGTGAGCAACCTGGCGCTCGTCCTCGGCATCGGCGCGACAGGGGTGAGCTCCGGTTTCGTGCTCTTCAGCGGCATCGCTGGTCTTCTGGCCGGAGCGCTGTCCATGGGGGCGGGGGAGTTCGTCTCCGTACGATCCCAGCGCGAGCTGCTCGCAGCCACCGAGGCGAACGAAGACGCCCATGCGTCGGCCGGCGATCTCGACATCGACGAGAACGAGCTCGCGCTCGTCTACCGCGCACGGGGCATGGAGCAGGAGGAATCGCTGGCGCGCGCCCGGCGCATCGTGAGCGCAGCCCAGGCCGGGGCGCGCCGGGCCGCGACCGGTCCGGTCGACATCCAGGGCGGCGACGCACACGAGATCGTCGGCAGCGATTGGACGGCCGCGATCTCGAGCTTCCTCCTCTTCGCCTCCGGGGCGATCATTCCGGTGCTGCCCTGGATATTCGGCCTGGAGGGAACGACGGCCGTCGTCGTCGCACTCGTGCTCGTCGGCATCGCGCTCCTGAGCACCGGCGCGATGGTGGGCGTGCTCTCGGGCGGCCCGCCCCTGCGCCGCGCCCTGCGCCAACTCGCCATCGGCTTCGGCGCAGCCGCCATCACCTACC
- a CDS encoding DEAD/DEAH box helicase: protein MLSPSFPQRAPWGTANKLRAWQQEALEQYFAADQRDFLVAATPGAGKTTFALTLAVELMRMGEVNRIIVVAPTEHLKTQWADAAARVHIRLDPRFRNSDWAPARHYHGAVVTYAQVAAKSSVHRHLTEDAKTLVILDEVHHGGDALSWGDAIRDAYGPAKRRLLLSGTPFRSDTAPIPFVEYHPDESGARISRTDYNYGYGRALADGVVRPVLFHMYAGKMRWRTTTGDELETHLGQDNTKDVTSQAWRTALDPEGDWMPAVLSAADRRLTEIRHHVPDAGGLVLATDQTVARAYAKILHSITGQQATVVLSDDATASERIEKFSANDSRWMVAVRMVSEGVDVPRLAVGVYATSSSTPLFFAQAIGRFVRARRRGEAASVFLPQVPVLMGLANEMDKQRDHALDRQSKEDDGLEDSLLESANREEETSDALTQEFSYQALSSVAHFDRVVFEGQEFGQLAEPGTPEEEEFIGFPGLLEPEHVHELLMQRQSRQSRLREAREASTAPTETTTLPPPLHRTLKEQRQLLNSLVGLYARQKGEPHGAVHAELRRICGGPAVAQATVTQLQSRIEVLRKRVRS, encoded by the coding sequence ATGCTCTCTCCGTCCTTTCCACAGCGTGCTCCTTGGGGCACCGCGAACAAGCTGCGCGCGTGGCAGCAGGAGGCCCTCGAACAGTACTTCGCCGCGGATCAGCGCGACTTCCTCGTGGCCGCCACCCCCGGTGCAGGGAAGACCACGTTCGCTCTCACCCTGGCGGTCGAACTCATGCGCATGGGCGAGGTCAACCGCATCATCGTGGTGGCTCCGACCGAGCATCTCAAGACGCAGTGGGCCGATGCCGCCGCGCGCGTGCACATCCGCCTCGACCCCCGCTTCCGCAACAGCGACTGGGCACCCGCCCGCCACTATCACGGCGCCGTCGTGACGTACGCGCAGGTCGCGGCGAAGTCCTCCGTGCACCGGCATCTCACGGAAGACGCGAAGACGCTGGTGATCCTCGACGAGGTCCACCACGGCGGTGATGCACTGAGCTGGGGCGACGCCATCCGCGATGCGTACGGTCCCGCCAAGCGGCGTCTCCTGCTCTCCGGAACCCCGTTCCGCAGCGACACGGCACCGATCCCGTTCGTCGAATACCACCCCGACGAATCCGGCGCGCGCATCTCTCGCACCGACTACAACTACGGCTACGGTCGTGCGCTGGCCGACGGCGTCGTCCGACCTGTCCTGTTCCACATGTATGCGGGCAAGATGCGGTGGCGCACGACGACGGGCGACGAACTCGAGACGCACCTGGGCCAGGACAACACGAAAGACGTGACTTCGCAGGCCTGGCGCACCGCGCTCGACCCCGAGGGCGACTGGATGCCGGCCGTGCTGTCGGCCGCAGACCGCCGCCTCACCGAGATCCGCCACCACGTCCCCGACGCCGGCGGTCTGGTGCTGGCGACCGATCAGACCGTCGCCCGGGCATACGCCAAGATCCTGCACAGCATCACGGGCCAGCAGGCCACGGTCGTGCTCTCCGACGACGCGACCGCATCGGAACGCATCGAGAAGTTCAGCGCGAACGACTCCCGGTGGATGGTGGCCGTGCGCATGGTGTCGGAGGGTGTCGACGTGCCGCGCCTCGCGGTGGGCGTGTACGCGACCTCCTCGTCGACTCCGCTGTTCTTCGCCCAAGCCATCGGTCGTTTCGTGCGGGCCCGACGCCGCGGTGAGGCCGCCAGCGTGTTCCTTCCGCAGGTCCCCGTGCTCATGGGGCTCGCGAACGAGATGGACAAGCAGCGTGACCACGCACTCGACCGGCAGTCGAAGGAGGACGACGGGCTGGAAGACTCCCTGCTCGAGAGCGCGAATCGCGAGGAGGAGACCTCGGACGCGCTGACGCAGGAGTTCAGCTATCAGGCGCTCTCGTCCGTCGCGCACTTCGATCGCGTGGTGTTCGAAGGTCAGGAGTTCGGACAGCTCGCAGAACCCGGCACACCGGAAGAGGAGGAGTTCATCGGATTCCCCGGTCTCCTCGAACCGGAACACGTCCACGAACTGCTCATGCAGCGTCAGTCCCGTCAATCGCGTCTGCGTGAAGCGCGAGAAGCCTCGACCGCACCGACCGAGACGACGACGCTGCCCCCGCCCCTGCATCGCACGCTCAAAGAGCAGCGACAGCTTCTGAACAGTCTCGTCGGACTCTACGCCCGGCAGAAGGGCGAGCCCCACGGCGCGGTGCATGCCGAGCTCCGACGGATCTGCGGAGGTCCGGCCGTCGCTCAGGCGACGGTGACCCAGCTGCAGTCGCGCATCGAGGTTCTCCGCAAACGCGTGCGTTCCTGA
- a CDS encoding SGNH/GDSL hydrolase family protein, protein MTDQDSTRTPYVPNETAHPWRRFVAIGDSFTEGIGDPDPAHPGSHRGWADRVAEVLASQVDDFAYANLAVRGKLIAQIVADQIEPAVALHPDLVSICAGGNDVIRPGTDPDAIASQLEDAVARLASTGAAVLLFTGIDTAFTPVFRAFRGKVAIYNENVRAIAERHDCIVADQWALKVVQDMRFFDDDRLHYNALGHHEVARMALRALNVPNDLEAMQPEPFPLRTWREARAEDLGWAREHLVPWVLRRLRHQSSGDNLAAKRPEPSPVFRFEQTPPERD, encoded by the coding sequence ATGACCGACCAGGATTCGACTCGGACCCCCTACGTTCCGAACGAGACCGCACATCCGTGGCGTCGTTTCGTCGCGATCGGCGATTCGTTCACGGAGGGCATCGGCGACCCGGATCCCGCACATCCCGGCAGCCACCGCGGCTGGGCCGACCGCGTCGCGGAGGTGCTCGCCTCGCAGGTGGACGACTTCGCCTACGCGAATCTCGCCGTCCGCGGAAAACTCATCGCACAGATCGTCGCCGATCAGATCGAGCCGGCCGTGGCGCTCCACCCTGATCTGGTGTCGATCTGTGCGGGCGGCAACGACGTGATCCGCCCCGGGACCGATCCGGACGCCATCGCGAGTCAGCTCGAAGACGCCGTGGCCCGACTGGCCTCGACGGGAGCGGCCGTGCTCCTCTTCACCGGGATCGACACCGCCTTCACGCCGGTTTTCCGGGCGTTCCGCGGCAAGGTCGCGATCTACAACGAGAACGTCCGCGCGATCGCCGAGCGTCATGACTGCATCGTCGCCGATCAGTGGGCGCTCAAGGTCGTGCAGGACATGCGGTTCTTCGACGACGACCGCCTGCACTACAACGCCCTCGGTCACCACGAGGTGGCACGGATGGCGCTGCGCGCGCTGAACGTGCCGAACGACCTCGAGGCCATGCAGCCCGAGCCGTTCCCGCTGCGGACGTGGCGAGAGGCGCGCGCCGAGGACCTCGGCTGGGCACGCGAGCACCTGGTGCCATGGGTGCTCCGGAGGTTGCGGCACCAGTCATCCGGAGACAACCTCGCGGCGAAGCGTCCGGAGCCCTCGCCGGTGTTCCGATTCGAGCAGACCCCTCCGGAGAGGGACTGA
- a CDS encoding RNA methyltransferase has protein sequence MELLPVTDADDPRLDDYRGLTDTALRALSEPSGGLYIAESTKVIARAVAAGHRPRSVLVQERRVEDIRRIVGDLDVPVYVVPDEIAETVTGFAVHRGTIASMHRPELPSVHDVIQGATLVLILENIGDHTNVGAAFRAAAGLGADAVLVSPGGADPLYRRSVRVSMGTVFQVPWTRIPDWDSAIADLHAAGFDIAALALRDDAVTLDTYAADRPERVALVMGSEGDGLSREAMEGADTIVTIPMSGGVDSLNVASAAAVALWSMKA, from the coding sequence GTGGAACTACTGCCTGTGACCGATGCCGACGACCCGCGTCTCGACGACTACCGCGGACTCACCGACACCGCGCTTCGTGCCCTGTCTGAGCCGTCGGGTGGTCTCTACATCGCGGAATCGACGAAGGTGATCGCCCGCGCGGTGGCGGCTGGACATCGTCCGCGTTCCGTACTGGTCCAGGAGCGCCGGGTGGAGGACATCCGGAGGATCGTCGGCGATCTCGATGTGCCCGTGTACGTGGTGCCGGACGAGATCGCCGAGACGGTGACCGGCTTCGCGGTGCACAGGGGGACGATCGCCTCGATGCACCGCCCCGAGCTGCCGTCGGTTCACGACGTGATCCAGGGGGCGACCCTCGTGCTCATCCTCGAGAACATCGGCGACCACACCAACGTCGGAGCGGCCTTCCGTGCGGCTGCCGGGCTGGGGGCCGACGCGGTGCTGGTGTCGCCAGGGGGCGCCGACCCGCTGTACCGTCGCAGTGTCCGCGTGAGCATGGGGACCGTGTTCCAGGTGCCGTGGACGCGTATCCCCGACTGGGATTCCGCCATCGCAGACCTTCACGCCGCGGGCTTCGACATCGCCGCCCTCGCGCTGCGTGACGACGCGGTGACGCTCGACACCTACGCCGCCGATCGTCCGGAACGCGTCGCACTCGTCATGGGCTCGGAGGGCGACGGCCTCTCGCGCGAGGCGATGGAGGGTGCAGACACCATCGTCACCATCCCGATGTCCGGCGGGGTCGACTCGCTCAACGTGGCATCCGCCGCCGCGGTCGCGCTCTGGTCGATGAAAGCCTGA
- a CDS encoding Sir2 family NAD-dependent protein deacetylase encodes MSVSNPAELSATIAHAAELLREKRIALLTGAGISTDSGIPAYRGEGARTRSDPMTIQTFLGDEAARRRYWVGSHLGWRAFARAEPNPGHIALAQLETVGTVSGVITQNVDGLHLRAGSSHVIEVHGTMRRVLCLKCGQVFDRRDVAVQIEELNPWITVPENIALAPDGDVLPETTEGFIVPVCTVCAGTLKPDVVFFGEYVPQDRFRAAESLLRSSTALIVAGSSLVVNSGVRLVERARRRNIPLIIVNREPTRADAWAHLTIAAGTSDVLPALQELLS; translated from the coding sequence GTGAGCGTGTCGAATCCCGCCGAGCTGTCGGCCACCATCGCCCACGCCGCCGAGTTGCTGCGCGAGAAGCGCATCGCACTTCTCACCGGCGCCGGTATCTCGACCGATTCCGGTATCCCCGCCTATCGCGGTGAAGGCGCCAGGACCCGCAGCGATCCCATGACGATCCAGACATTCTTGGGCGATGAGGCCGCGCGGCGTCGGTACTGGGTCGGGAGCCATCTCGGTTGGCGCGCGTTCGCCCGAGCTGAGCCGAACCCGGGACATATCGCGCTGGCGCAACTCGAAACCGTGGGCACCGTATCCGGAGTCATCACGCAGAACGTCGACGGTCTGCATCTGCGAGCCGGGAGCTCGCACGTGATCGAGGTGCACGGGACGATGCGCCGCGTGCTCTGCCTCAAGTGCGGTCAGGTGTTCGACCGCCGCGATGTCGCCGTGCAGATCGAGGAGCTCAACCCCTGGATCACGGTGCCGGAGAACATCGCGCTCGCTCCCGACGGCGACGTCCTGCCTGAGACCACGGAGGGGTTCATCGTCCCGGTGTGCACGGTGTGCGCAGGGACGCTCAAGCCGGATGTGGTCTTCTTCGGCGAATACGTTCCCCAGGACCGCTTCCGTGCCGCCGAGTCGCTGCTGCGCTCGAGCACCGCACTGATCGTCGCGGGTTCCTCGCTGGTCGTCAACTCCGGCGTGCGTCTCGTCGAGCGCGCCCGTCGCCGCAACATCCCCTTGATCATCGTCAACCGTGAGCCGACGCGCGCGGATGCCTGGGCGCACCTCACCATCGCCGCCGGCACCAGCGACGTGCTCCCCGCACTCCAGGAACTCCTCTCGTGA
- a CDS encoding histidine phosphatase family protein, with translation MTHLTLVRHGQTDWNLAKRIQGSTDIPLNETGRDDARWAAERLAAGTHHAVYTSPLLRARETAEIIADRLGLEITGVVPDIREREFGEGEGMLVPDYIRTYGDWHAEVPGAESLHEVGERAIAALHEIARDARRRSAPRAESVIVVAHGGVIRAVIDHVSGGTLPRDGQVLQNGSAHRFVAAPGYLRLLEESPVL, from the coding sequence GTGACCCACCTCACCCTCGTCCGCCACGGTCAGACCGACTGGAACCTCGCCAAGCGCATCCAAGGCTCCACCGACATCCCGCTGAACGAGACGGGGCGCGACGACGCGCGGTGGGCGGCGGAGAGGCTCGCTGCCGGTACGCATCATGCCGTCTACACCAGCCCCCTGCTGAGAGCGAGGGAGACGGCGGAGATCATCGCGGATCGGCTGGGGCTGGAGATCACCGGAGTCGTCCCCGACATCCGTGAGCGCGAGTTCGGCGAGGGCGAAGGCATGCTCGTGCCGGACTACATCAGGACCTACGGGGATTGGCATGCGGAGGTTCCCGGGGCCGAGTCCCTGCACGAGGTCGGCGAACGGGCCATCGCGGCGCTGCACGAGATCGCCCGAGACGCACGCCGGCGGTCCGCTCCTCGCGCGGAGTCGGTCATCGTGGTCGCCCATGGCGGAGTGATCCGGGCCGTGATCGACCACGTCTCCGGCGGAACCCTCCCCCGGGACGGCCAGGTCCTTCAGAACGGCTCGGCGCATCGCTTCGTGGCAGCTCCCGGATACCTTCGGCTGCTCGAGGAATCTCCGGTCCTCTGA